A portion of the Solea senegalensis isolate Sse05_10M linkage group LG17, IFAPA_SoseM_1, whole genome shotgun sequence genome contains these proteins:
- the snw1 gene encoding SNW domain-containing protein 1 produces MSLTSFLPAPTQLSQDQLEAEERLRAQKSYSTALVSSRREPPPYGHRKGWIPRSLEDFGDGGAFPEIHVAQFPLEMGRKKKTSNALAVQVDSEGKIKYDAIAKQGQNKDKVVFSKYTDLLPKEVLNDEAPELQKPDEEAVQELTEKTRDALDKLVSQKIAAAMPVRAADKLAPAQYIRYTPSQQGVAFNSGAKQRVIRMVEMQKDPMEPPRFKINKKIPRGPPSPPAPVMHSPSRKMTVKEQQEWKIPPCISNWKNAKGYTIPLDKRLAADGRGLQTVHINENFAKLAEALYIADRKAREAVEMRAQVEKKMAQKEKEKKEEKLRELAQMARDRRAGIKSHGDKAGGEEGEARERDEIRHDRRKERQQDRNIMRAAPDKRSKLQRDQERDISELIALGMPNPRTSSEAQYDQRLFNQSKGMDSGFAGGEDETYNVYDQPFRGGRDMAANIYRPSKNIDKDTYTDNLDSLMNNNRFVPNKDFTGTDHSHRREGPVQFEEDPFGLDKFLEEAKQHGGSKRPSTSSRSKDDYHDKKRRKE; encoded by the exons atgtcTCTAACGAG CTTCTTACCAGCGCCGACCCAGCTGTCCCAAGACCAGctggaggcagaggagagactCCGGGCACAGAAGTCATACTCCACTGCCCTGGTGTCTTCCCGCAGAGAGCCCCCTCCCTATGGACACAGGAAAGGCTGGATACCTCGTTCACTTGAG GACTTTGGAGATGGAGGAGCTTTCCCAGAGATCCATGTGGCCCAATTTCCTCTGGAGATGGGTAGAAAGAAGAAGACATCTAATGCCTTGGCGGTGCAGGTGGATTCAGAGGGAAAGATAAAATATGATGCCATCGCCAAACAAGGACAGAACAAAGATAAG GTGGTTTTCAGTAAGTACACTGACCTTTTGCCTAAGGAAGTATTAAATGATGAAGCTCCAGAACTACAGAAACCTGATGAGGAGGCTGTACAAGAA CTCACAGAGAAGACTCGTGATGCACTGGACAAGCTGGTGTCTCAGAAGATCGCTGCTGCCATGCCTGTTAGAGCTGCAGACAAACTAGCTCCTGCACAGTACATCAG ATATACTCCATCCCAGCAGGGAGTAGCTTTTAACTCTGGGGCCAAACAGAGGGTGATCCGCATGGTGGAAATGCAGAAAGACCCCATGGAGCCTCCACGTTTCAA aaTTAACAAGAAGATTCCTCGAGGacccccctctcctcctgccCCTGTCATGCATTCTCCAAGCAGAAAG aTGACGGTAAAAGAGCAACAGGAGTGGAAGATTCCTCCATGTATCTCCAACTGGAAGAACGCTAAG GGCTACACCATTCCACTTGACAAACGTCTGGCTGCAGATGGTCGGGGGCTGCAAACAGTTCACATCAATGAAAACTTTGCCAAGCTGGCTGAGGCACTCTACATTGCTGACAGAAAG GCCAGAGAGGCTGTGGAGATGAGGGCCCAGGTAGAGAAGAAGATGGCccaaaaggagaaggagaagaaagaggagaaactgAGAGAGCTGGCTCAAATGGCTCGAGATCGCAGAGCAGGAATCAAAAGTCACGGGGACAAAG CAGGTGGCGAGGAGGGTGAGGCCAGGGAGCGTGACGAGATCCGCCACGACAGGAGGAAAGAGAGGCAGCAGGACCGGAACATCATGAGGGCAGCTCCTGATAAGAG GTCCAAGCTGCAGCGAGACCAGGAGAGAGACATCAGTGAACTCATCGCGCTTGGCATGCCCAACCCCCGTACCTCCAGTGAGGCCCAGTACGACCAGAGGCTTTTCAATCAGAGCAAG ggAATGGATAGTGGTTTCGCTGGTGGTGAGGATGAGACGTACAACGTGTACGACCAGCCGTTCCGCGGTGGCAGAGACATGGCTGCAAACATCTACAGGCCCAGCAAGAACATAGACAAGGACACCTACACGGATAACCTTGATTCACTCATGAACAACAA CAGGTTTGTTCCAAACAAAGACTTCACAGGCACCGACCACTCTCACAGAAGAGAAGGACCGGTCCAGTTTGAGGAGGATCCTTTCGGTTTGGATAAGTTCTTGGAGGAGGCCAAGCAGCACGGTGGCTCCAAGAGGCCGTCCACCAGCAGCCGCTCTAAGGACGACTACCACGATAAGAAACGGAGGAAGGAGTGA
- the LOC122783686 gene encoding cholesterol 24-hydroxylase-like produces the protein MSVFLVLLSWTSQALTFLLFLLLIAFLSYCVYVQHCHMKYDHIPGPPRDNFFLGHSPTLLRIMKNDGVVHDTFLEWAERYGSVYRLNILHYVTMVVSSPEATKEVMMSPKYPKDKFVYKKLFSLFGQRFFGNGLVTAQDHEQWYKQRRIMDPAFSSTYLRGLMGTFNERAEKLMNKIGDIADRNAEAKMLSLFNSVTLDVIAKVAFGVDLDLENKSSPFPKAIEICMKGLTVYVRDVLFAWKPSNRQYINEVKKAGQLLRSTGAQWINDRKAALRNGEDVPKDILTHIIKSADKEEVMTEEDEQLMLDNFVTFFIAGQETTANQLAFCVMELARHPEILEKVKKEVDDVIGVKQEISSDNLGELIYLSQVLKETLRIYPTAPGTSRDVPVDMVIDGIHVPGGGTYVFSSYVTGRLEKFFKDPLTFDPDRFHPDAAKPYYCYYPFALGPRSCLGQNFAQMEAKVVMAKLLQRFDFTLVPGQSFDIQDTGTLRPKSGVVCSVKHRK, from the exons ATGTCGGTCTTCCTTGTACTTTTGAGCTGGACCTCTCAGGCGCTGAcgtttctgttatttttgcttttaataGCGTTTCTCAGTTACTGCGTGTATGTTCAACATTGTCATATGAAATATGACCACATACCTGGGCCACCGAGAGACAA TTTTTTCCTCGGACATTCGCCCACTCTTTTGAGGATTATGAAAAATGACGGCGTGGTTCACGACACGTTCCTCGAGTG GGCCGAACGCTACGGGAGTGTGTACAGGTTAAACATTCTCCATTACGTCACGATGGTCGTCTCCAGTCCAGAGGCAACAAAG GAAGTCATGATGTCCCCAAAGTACCCCAAAGACAAATTTGTCTACAAGAAACTTTTCAGCCTGTTTGGCCAAAG GTTTTTTGGTAATGGCCTGGTAACGGCACAGGACCACGAGCAGTGGTACAAACAGCGGCGAATAATGGACCCTGCTTTCAGCAGCAC GTATTTGCGAGGTCTGATGGGCACCTTCAATGAGAGGGCAGAGAAGCTGATGAATAAGATTGGTGATATTGCTGATAGAAATGCCGAGGCCAAGATGCTCAGCTTATTCAACTCTGTTACCCTTGATGTTATTGCTAAG GTAGCTTTTGGTGTGGATTTGGACCTGGAGAACAAAAGTTCGCCCTTCCCTAAAGCTATTGAGATATGTATGAAAGGGTTGACGGTCTACGTGCGAGACGTCTTATTTGCT TGGAAACCGAGCAACCGACAGTATATTAATGAAGTGAAGAAAGCTGGCCAACTGCTGCGTTCAACTGGAGCTCAGTGGATCAATGACAGAAAGGCTGCCTTGCGAAACGGTGAGGACGTCCCCAAGGACATCCTCACGCACATCATCAAAAGTGCAGACAAAG AGGAGGTCATGACTGAAGAAGATGAGCAGCTGATGTTAGAcaattttgtgactttcttCATTGCGG GGCAAGAAACAACTGCCAATCAACTTGCTTTCTGTGTAATGGAACTAGCAAGACACCCAGAGATACTGGAGAA AGTAAAGAAAGAAGTGGATGATGTCATTGGGGTGAAACAGGAAATAAGCTCTGACAACCTGGGGGAACTGATCTATCTCTCACAG GTGTTAAAAGAGACTCTGAGGATTTATCCAACAGCTCCAGGAACATCTCGTGATGTACCTGTAGACATGGTCATCGATGGGATCCACGTACCTGGAGGAGGAACCTACGTG TTTAGTTCCTATGTGACTGGGAGACTGGAAAAATTCTTCAAGGACCCACTGACATTTGATCCAGACAGATTCCACCCGGATGCTGCTAa GCCTTATTACTGCTACTACCCCTTTGCCCTCGGTCCACGCTCGTGCCTGGGACAGAACTTTGCTCAG ATGGAGGCTAAGGTGGTGATGGCTAAGCTGCTCCAGAGGTTTGATTTCACCCTCGTCCCCGGACAGTCGTTCGACATCCAGGACACTGGCACCCTCAGACCGAAGAGTGGGGTAGTGTGTTCTgtcaaacacaggaaataa
- the ism2b gene encoding isthmin-2, which produces MRQEVARRFHMLFVLWSVALLSLGTGFPTRHTSVAHKAHGHPVHSAGVHYVPETFEQQNQVQSLLPEPHSQQRRWSHPQHRSVGVLPQPEPEEETKPFILDLQNFPDLANADMNSQNPNIQVTIEVVDDPQMEVEMDLAKEKDWLPPSSSSSSPSSTVDWLGGKKLFWPLFWSYTDADSGEDSSSRSGMEETGEEEEEDYSLDYGSEEPLPSGVGGDWDTRWNEGWDPVQSYHEKETDEWTHWSPCSVTCGHGERKRTKSCGYSCTLTEASKCDLQPCPGEVNTVVEPFPFEMENGTEPFGTDVDSCEKWLSCKSEFLQMYLHQMMSELPSCPCSFPSEVAYTVVSVYDESHGRQFRWRDASASKERLDIYKPSARNCIRSALSGDSSTLAAQHCCYDDRGRLITRGKGAGTPNLISTEFSPELHFKVDVLPWILCKGDWSRFHVVRPPNNGLSCPKNPHEDVFMNELEEAREY; this is translated from the exons ATGCGTCAGGAGGTCGCGAGGAGATTCCACATGCTGTTCGTGCTTTGGTCAGTTGCTCTCCTCAGTTTGGGGACGGGTTTTCCCACCAGACACACGAGTGTCGCACACAAG GCTCACGGCCACCCTGTTCATAGCGCTGGGGTTCATTATGTCCCAGAGACTTTCGAGCAGCAGAACCAGGTGCAGAGTCTGCTGCCCGAACCGCACAGccaacagaggaggtggtcgCACCCTCAGCACCGCTCCGTTGGTGTTCTCCCACAGCCGGAGCCTGAAGAGGAGACCAAACCATTCATCCTGGATCTGCAGAACTTCCCAGACCTGGCCAATGCTGACATGAACTCACAGAACCCCAACATACAG GTCACCATTGAGGTGGTGGATGACCCTCAGATGGAGGTAGAGATGGACTTGGCCAAGGAAAAAGACTGgctgcctccctcctcctcctcctcctccccttcttccACAGTAGATTGGCTCGGAGGCAAGAAGCTTTTCTGGCCTCTTTTCTGGAGTTACACCGACGCCGATTCTGGCGAGGACAGCAGCAGCCGGTCAGGCATGGAGGAAACtggcgaggaagaggaggaagattaCTCCCTGGATTATGGCAGCGAGGAGCCCTTACCAAGCGGAGTGGGCGGAGACTGGGATACTCGTTGGAATGAAGGCTGGGATCCAGTGCAGAGCTACCACG agaaggagacagatgAGTGGACTCACTGGTCTCCCTGCTCGGTGACTTGTGGACAcggtgagaggaagaggactAAGTCTTGTGGCTACTCATGCACTCTGACAGAAGCCTCCAAATGTGACCTGCAGCCGTGTCCTG GTGAGGTCAACACTGTGGTAGAACCTTTTCCCTTCGAGATGGAGAATGGCACCGAGCCATTTGGGACAG ATGTGGACAGCTGTGAAAAGTGGCTGAGCTGTAAGAGTGAGTTCCTCCAAATGTACCTCCACCAGATGATGTCTGAGTTACCCAGCTGCCCCTGCTCCTTCCCCTCTGAAGTGGCGTACACCGTCGTCAGTGTCTACGATGAGAGTCACGGCCGGCAGTTTCGCTGGCGCGATGCGAGCGCCTCTAAAGAACGACTGGACATCTACAAGCCGTCGGCGCGCAACTGCATCCGCTCGGCGCTCTCGGGTGACTCGTCCACTCTCGCAGCACAGCACTGTTGTTATGACGATCGCGGACGGCTGATCACGCGGGGGAAAGGCGCAGGCACGCCTAACCTGATCAGCACTGAGTTCTCACCCGAGCTGCACTTTAAAGTGGATGTGCTGCCCTGGATCCTGTGCAAGGGAGACTGGAGTCGCTTCCATGTGGTGCGTCCGCCTAACAATGGGCTGAGCTGCCCAAAAAACCCCCATGAAGACGTGTTCATGAATGAACTTGAAGAGGCCAGGGAGTACTGA